GCGAAAAGAAATTGACACTTTTGAGCCGCTCATTCGGGTTTATGTAAAGCCCGTTGTTGGATCAATTGAGATGCCGGATAATGCTCACTCGCTAAACCCTCAGGACGTCCCTAACCAAGGGGAACAGTCATTGTCGGTACAGACTCTCTCAGTTGAGGGTGCTAACCCGTCGGGCAGAGAATTAAACGAAGACCAGTTTACAGCACTGATAGGGTCGTCTTCTTCCGAAATGGGGAATGTTCAGCGTGCAATCGCATCCGCTATCGATGTACATGACCTTGAAATGGGAAAAGGACAACCGGCACCACAAACGGATGACCGATCTACCACCCTTGCTCTCGCAGCCTCACGCCAATCCATTCCTGCCTCTGGCGGTCAATCAGTCACCTCTAATTCCTCCGCCACGGGACGGCTGCAACGTGTTTACCCTGCACCACCTCCccgttcttctcctccacctAATATGTACACAGCCTCTACTACTCCTCTCCCGGGttctcatccttcttcgCCTCATATGCCGTTCCCACGGACAAATTTATCATCCAAACAAAATAATGAATCCGACCCGTCAGATGACGCCCATGTCGGCGTATTAATCCGAGAGCGGGATGAGTATATCAAATTTCGATACTCTACGTACTTAGAAGCAGGCCATGTAGTTAGCCCGGCCTGCGAAGCCTTCATGTGGCAGTGGTTGCACCGACAGGTTGACAGTCATGTTTTGCCTACTACCATAACAGCCGAATACCTTTCATCTATTGGGATCAAGGGTGACCCTAGACGAACTGACTTGGGACCATGGATAGATTCCAAGAAGGACATTTGGTCCCCTGTTGAGTGCCTTCTTCGAGCTGGCATCAAGCCCAATGAGATCCCTCAACAACATTTGCCTCACTCTTTACTCCACCTCAAACTCCTTTTAGATAACTATCTCGAATATCAATCGGGGATAGGGGGATTAGCGCCTGTTGGCGAGCGAATCGACGGTGATAAGCTGGAAGAGGAATTGGATCTTCTATTCGATAAAGACGGGGGTGACTCTTTGGAAACTATCCTTCTCAGCCCTTCAGAGGTtgaaaagaggaaagaagaataCAAAAAAATGGGAATATTTGGGGATGAGAGGGATATGGATACTTGGCGAGGTGATCACATCATGAGACCGGCGCAAGCGGCAAACCTCGAaaaaggagatgaggaagagcagTTCACAGACGAAGATTACTTTGGCCCCAtcccctccccctccctctccccctCGACGTCGCCTCGATTATATCATGCCGGACATGAAACAGAAGATCGGCACCCTGTTGTTCATCAAGATATTGAACGAATCAGGTCAGCCGCGATACGTAAGAGCAAAGACGAACTTGAAGTACTGTTAAAATCCCTAGGGGAAGGCGAAGACCTGGACGCAGAGGCAGAGAGGTATGAGGCGTTGCTGGGGGGTATTGTGTACAACGAGGCCGATGTAGGTCTAGGGTtcgatgatgaggacgagcacgatgaagagaatgatgaggaaaagaagatgaggaagaggaaggggaaagaCGTATCTAATACGACGAACAAGAGAAAAAAGGTAGATAAGGAAAAGGGTAGGAAGGGTAAGAAGCCCAATACAGCTTGAGCTAGAAGCTTGCTTAATCAATTGGAAGTAGAGCAGAGCGCTAAATTTAGAGATCGGAAACTAGCGTAGAATTGATTGTTGTACCAATTGTTTGGAGAACAAGCATGATGCATGTTAGGATAAAGCAGACACGAAAGTCACTCTGACCGCATACAACTCTTGGTATTTGGAACCATGATCTATGACAAGGCCTCGTTTTTAAGACTCGTTCATGCTAACACCCACCTATAGGTTACTGAGAATGACCTGGGATGATCCGCTGATATGTTCGTTCTCGTCGTCAACATCTCGTCAGCCATCAAAGGGATAAAATGAATGTTAGTATGGCAGCAATCTTTTGAGAAATGTCAACTGGGTAAGGTAAAAGGGCGAGTTATGACGTGCTGTCAGCATATATCTTCCAGTTCTCTGTTAGTCAATGTCTCATAATCATATCCGCACGTGCACATCACATCCACACTTCCGTAAAGTCTGATCCATCCATCTGCCAAATACCAGAGTGCCTCAATGCGCTTGCTGTGTTTGTTTGAGTGTGCTGTGTAACATATGTCTCATGACCGAGGAGAATGAAAAAAGAGACGAGAGCTGCAAAAAATCCCTAGCATAGGAATAATCCCAACATTTACTCCTCGTCagcctcctcctcttcctcttcctcctcctcctcctcttcctcctcctctcgCTCGGCCTCAAGAACGGCAGTGGCGATTCGGTCGAGGTCTCGCCTACACAAGTCGTCAGCCTAACGTGCTTACAACATATTGCTTGATATAAAGTGGGCGCACATTCCATCCTGGCTGATCTTCCTGCCTCCGTCAGGGGCGGCCTCAAGCACACCAATCTTCTCAAGAGACTGGACAACGGTCCTCTGGACACCGGTGGAGGAGTCACGGTGGTGAGAAGGTCGCGTGCCTCGTCGGTTCTTGGTACCGTGGAGCTTGGCAAGGGCACCGACACCGACGTGCTTCCTGAGGTAGATGTGTCGGGCGACGGCAGCTAAAGTAACTTGTATATCAGTACTGACCCCATGATTCCTCCAAGTCCTATCGGTCTAAACTCACCGGCCCTCACGTAGAACCAGTCGGGGTCATAGGGAGCCAACTCCTTTTGGGGACCGGTCTTAACAATGTCGACCCATGTGGGGATCTCGAGCTTGCCGGATCGCTTAAGGTGGGAAGAGTAGGCTTTGATGAAGGCCTCAGCACTGAACGTTAAATATTGATAGTACGATAATTCGAAGAAGGTTGGTAAGGCGAGGAGAGCAGTATGTCAGCGTTGTCCTTGAATTCTTCCGAGCGTTATCAccccttccttcctcatGCTTGCTAAAGTTCTACTCCATCCTCCTTAACCGTTCATAATTCCCCTTTCCATTCCCATTCCACCCAATATCCACCTCATGCACTCTGATGCCGTTGGATAGTTGGACAATGTACTCACCTGATGTCGCGAACACCCGGCATTTTTGATTGATGGATAGAGTAAAAGAACTTTTTGGCAAAGCTGCTCGAATTGAAGAAAATCGCACCCACACACACCGAACCTGCCGCGACGAGAGAACCGCAATCGGGGCTTCGGCGTTATGATGTACGTTGGGGCGAGGTTGCACACGCGTGGCGCATATTTGGCGGAAGTAGAAGTGGAGGAATGTCGGTGATAAGGGCCAGTAAAAGGGCCGACAATTTCGGCTCATACCCAAATACATGTTGACGTAATACTTTGTATATTTGCTTCCGGTAAGAAGCCGTGGGAATTGAAGTGGAGCGGATGTCCCCGTcggtggaggtggaagaTTTCTTTGCCTCTTCGTTGCTCGTCAGTGTTGACAACGAAGTTGTCCATATAACGTATAACAAAAAATGTAGGCTCTACAAACCAATGACTTAAACTGACATGTATCAGGTCACGTCTCATATTTCTAAATCTCTCCTCGACTCTCAACCCGGAGTCCTTTCGGAAAACCCTCCTCTCCCCTCCTACTCTCAAATCAACGACCATCACCGATACCAAGCTTGTTCCAAAGAGACGATTCGCTTTTGTTGGTTACAAAGACGCAGAAGAAGCCCAGAAAGTGAAGGAATGGTTTGATGGAACGTATGCTTTTGGTGGTGGAAAAGTCAAGGTGGATTTTGTAAAGGATGAGCCACTCAAGACTGGAGACAAGCTGAACAGAGGCGAGAAGAACAAGGAGAAGCGTCCAAAGGAGGGTAAGGATAACATTCAAGAGAGGCAGGAGCCAAGTAAGAGGCTTCAGGAGTTTATGAGTGTTATGAAGGGAGTTGATCCAGCAATGGCTCCGCCTGAAGCGTCTACCTCTACGGCCGAAGGGacaaagaaggagaagagtgtaaaaggaaaggagaagTCTGAAGAGCCAGAGGAGCCGGAAGCAGACGATGACGATGCCGCATGGCTTCGACGACGTCAAGCAGCCCTTGAAGGCGAGCCATCTGTAAGTTAcaattattattattttaCATCCTTATAATAACTTGACGATCAAAAATCAGGCACCTCAACTATCCGCAGACGAACAActcatcctctccaccaGCCGTCTTTTCGTACGAAATCTTGCATTTATCACAACCTCCGAATCCCTGTCAACTCATTTCTCGACTTATGGACGTATAGACGAGTGCCACCTGCCAGTTTCTCAAACGACTGGTGAACCGCTCGGTACAGCTTTCCTTCAGTTCCACAACGCCGAAGACGCACTTTCTGCGTATAAAGCTTTGGATAAGACGACTTTTCAAGGTAGGCTGTTGCATGTCTTGCCTGGAAGAGCGAAGCCGGGACAAGAAGGTGCCGTTGGGGGAAGCGGGGTGGTGGATAGTAAGGTGTTGGGCAAGCGGGACCAGGGAAAAGGTGAAGTTAAAAGCAAAGTGGACGAGAGGAGAAAACAGGAGAGTGCCAAGGGTGTCAACTGGGCTTCGTTGTACATGAACGTGAGTTTGTTCATGGTGTTATATAGATTATTTTTGATTTATTCTCTTTTTAGAGCGACGCCGTTGCCGCCTCTGTTGCCGATCGGATGGGTATCTCCAAATCCGAGCTTCTCAATGCCGATTCCGGCAACTCTGCTGTAAAGCTCGCTCTTGCCGAAACCACCGTGATTGAAGAAACCAAGAAATATTTCGAAGACGCCGGTATCGTGCTCGAGTCCCTGCAACCCCGTGTCCCTCGCTCTCAAACGACCATCCTCGTGAAAAACATCCCTTATGGCACCTCCATCCAAAGCTTGACCGACCTTTTTGCACCGCACGGTAAACTTACGCGGGTTCTCTTGCCTCCTGCTGGGACTTTGGGTGTAGTCGAGTTTGAGAACCATATGGACGCTGGCAGAGCTTTCAAAGCGCTTGCATACCGCCGTCTGGGGAATGCGGTGCTCTATCTCGAAAAAGGCCCTGTCGGCATGTTTAAATCCGAAACCGCCCCTGGTTCTGGACCCATGAGCACCGAGcaaaagagagaagaagaagctaAAGCCCTCGCTGAAAAAGTGGAATCCCTCCCGGAACAGCCTGACCCCACGGACGAAGCTGGTTCAactctcttcctcaagGGTCTCAACTTCGCCACAACTACCGCTCATCTCCAAACTGTACTCTCTAACATCCCCGGTTTCTCATTTGCGCGTGTGCAGATGAAGCCAGACCCCAAACGACCCGGTGAAAAGCTCTCAATGGGCTATGGATTTGTTGGTTTCAAGACTAAGGAAGCAGCGACGAAGGCGCTCAAGGCTTTGGAAGGGTTTGAAATTGATGGGAAGAATTTGGAAGTTAGGTTTGCTCAACGAGGTGCAGAGGACGATCGGGAGACGAAAAAGGCCGGTGACGCTGAAGGAGGCAAGACAAAGAGTACAAAGGTGCTCGTCAAGAACTTGCCATTTGAAGCTACCAAGAAGGACGTCCGTGAGCTTTTCTCAGCATACGGCCAACTCAAGTCTCTTCGTCTCCCGCGAAAAGCTGTCCCCACCTCGACCGGAGCTCAGTCTACAAGGGGTTTCGCGTTTTtggagtttaccacccaCACAGAGGCTGCGCGAGCGATGGAGGCGCTCAAGCATACACATTTGTTAGGACGACATTTGGTTTTGCAGTGGGCGAATGAGGGTGAGGAAGTGGATGTCAAGGGCTTGAGAGAAAAGGTGAAGGGTGAGGTTAGAGGGATGGAGGGTGGAGGGGAtaggaagaggagaaagtTGGATTTCAAGGGAGGTaaagaggatgagatgGATGGTCTGGAAGTGTAAAACTCGCTAGATTGTTTGTTCGTACCTTTTTTACCTTTCGCTGGTCTAATGCATGCTATGATTAAAATGCAAATGGATTGATTATAATTTGTGGATTACTACAGGAATTTCTATTATATATGAACATAAATTATTGCACCTTGCTCTGCCCAATTGTATAGCAAATCGGGATGATCTTATCGACCCGCAGGATGACGAGAGGTGTTCAAAGGCGATTCGCTACCCTTCTTGCCTTGCTTTCCAGAAGGCCTGGACTCGTTGGGGTTGGCAGGGGACTTGCGGGTGTAGTCTTTCCCAATCTGAGACATAAAAATCCTGTCAGTTTTGACAAATATTGgttttgaagaagaagaaatcTTACCTCCTGTTCAACGCCTTTGGCGGCTGTTTCTGGATTGGCATCTTTGTTGAACGCGGCATTAGAATGAGACACATCGCTCGACTACACAATAAAAGGAGCACTCAGTACACGTAACTCTTTGACTGGGGACGAAACACTTACCCCAGCTTCCGTTCCTTCAGCCTCTTCCGGGTACGCTTCCTCGTCCGTCTTCCTCTCTGCATATCCTCTCTTCTGTATACCGGCCGATCGATAAtatggtgaagaaggatcGTAACCGCGAACGCTCAAGTTGGAGATTGTTCGGGCTCGAAGACGAGGAGGTGCAGCAGTGGAGAATGCGACAGAGGTGGAGGGAATGGTGGCGAGCTCAATTGCTTGTGGGCCCGGGGTGGGGGGGATGATGGGAGtgtggagaaggaggttGAAAGTGCGCTTTGCGGAGAGGAACATGGTTGTATGTAATGTGTGTGATTGAATACAAATCGTAAGGTAACGGGTTGTCGGCTACGTTGAGAAGACGGATGATTAAGAAATATCAACCTTATATATATCGATCCGAAAAGATTTTTGTGGATGATGGAGCCATGGCGCCGGCGGACGTAGCTCGGATATGACGTCATTACGTCATTTTTAATTCACTGGTGGATCATGATCCAAGAAGCAGGGCCTCGGCGCTCGGTCGCCGTCTATCGGACATGGCCCCAAACACTGTATTTATTTTAATTAATTATGTGTGCATGTTCCCCTTTCAATTTCACTTTGTTGCTTCCCTCGTCCGTCGTTCGTTGATACTAATGATATTACTTCCTTTCGTCCATTACTCTCATCCCGTTTGTCGTCTAGGTACATatttctcttcttctatGAAAAAGACCTCATGCCTGCCGGTACCCTCGAATATATGTCGTTCTTTCAGCGCGCCGTCCTCTAATTTCCACCGTGAGGTTGTCTTGGCTTCCCAGAAATGATCACGGTTCATCAAATTTAAGTTTGTCTGTCCATGATCCGGTCGTTTGCAATGATCAGGCGCCAATTTGTTTGATAAAGTGGCTATCGTTATAAAAGAGAACAAGAAGACCGCTGTTCTGGGGGAAAAATCATCATGATTTGTGCAACACCATGCAAGCAAAAAGGAGAGTAATGTGAGAAAGACATATGTATACCCAAAGACCCAATGAATGACTATATCTTATGTAGCCGTCACTGTGCAAAATGCTGTAAGAGTAATTAAAAACTGCCCATACTCTTTtacctcctcctcttcaaaGGCACTCCAGCTCTATTATTCCTCCTCACCTCTCTCGTCCTCTCCAtatccctcttctccatctcctccatcGTCAATTCTACCAATACCGGCCCAAactcttctctctcccACCAATCCCTCCACACACCTACCAACGCTTTCGCTCCCCCCTTCTGATTCACATTCACCCTCGGTTGTGTTGTTCCCTTTTCCCACTTGGCTTGTTCGACAGGGTGGGTAGATGCAAAAAGGTCGAGGTCTAGCGCGTCGCGTTTATGTTTCAGGATTTCTTCAGTGATCGCGCATGTGATGGCTGGGATGGCTTCGCCAGTGAGGCCGAGTTCGGTGCAGTAGTGTTTGGCGAAAAGGGATGGTGGGAGCGGAGAGGAGAGATCCCATTCGATACGGTCACGGAGAAGGTAAGAGTAAATTTGGACGTCGAGCTGATGGCACAGTGCGTTTTAGCTTTTCACTAGGGGgtgaaaaggaaagaggtGGGATGAGAGAAAAACCCACGTTGACGATAATACGGCAATCGGGCTCTGCCCAGTTTCGCTCCTTTTCGtcttttccttccctcttcctctttctcgatctttccttgtcctctttcTGCTCTTGTTCTTGTTCCTGCTCTTGTGCTTCTTCCTGATCctgctcctcttccattcGCTTTTCCTTAGAttcctcatctccatctttATCCCCATCTCCATTTTCAAACGTATCGTCCATCACCCCCTCAACCTCTTCATCACTCCACACCACATCGCTCTCCGTCACGTCTTCATTCGTCACATCAATTTCCGCCGCATTTTGATTCTCTTCAATTTGCTTTTCAATCAAATCCTGAATCCTTTGCGCATAGGGCGAGATTGGAATCCCGATATCTTCGCAAAAGATAATTGAGAACTGGTAAGGAGTGATGAATGGTTCGTTCAGGTTCCACAGAAAACGGTCTCGGATTTTGAGACCTTGTTGGTCAGGATGGGTAGATTGGACATCGAAATCGATGGTTATGGGAATAAGCATCTCGGGCCGTTCGGCTTCTTTTTGCAATTCATCTTCTGACCTGTtgaaaagaagggaaaaaaggGTTTTTCGTCAACCATGATCCCTGACAATTTCTCTTCAACGCAAGGGACGTACTTGTAAACATGTTTGGTTACACCTGCAACCTGGCTTCTCACCCTATCTCCGGGGGTCCTATCACCTAGCCACGTCCATCCCCTGTCCAATTCCTCCATTTTCCTCCTCAATTTCCCTGCTTTCATAGCAGCTTGATGTTCAAGCCCACCCACAACCAACGGCGCCGCACTCTCCCTCCGacttcctcctccagcaATGCGCCTTCGCCGTGAACCGTAATCTATATCATCCGGATCAGAAGCCGGTTCGCCAAaatcatcctcctcttccgAAAAATCTTCATCGTCTGAACCCTTTTCAGCATAGTTTACCACTCTCCCCCTTCTACTTGATCCCACCCCTGCCCCGGTTGCTGCCGAAGCAGCCGTCATGCGTCTAGAGGAGGGGAAGGGGGCGGGCGAATCGAATCGGGGGGTACTCGTTCCACTACCTGACAATCTACCATATCCTGGTGTGTTGATGCCCCCTCCAAAAGGCATTTCCCTATCCAGCTCTGCCAAGAACGCTTTCCTCTCCTTTGGCCCGCCCGACACGCGCTCAGGCTGTATCAGCCCGGTCACCCCAGTCCTCAACCTCGACGGATAAGTTGTGTAGAGCGCCTGGGTTACGGGCTGGGTAGACAGTGACGGATCTGTCGTCTTTTGTCCTGGcggagagagaaagaagggaCATGGTCCGGGAGGGTATGTCTGGGGATGCTGGTATACGGCTGCTTGGTGGGAGAGTACAGGGACTGGGGCTGGAGATGGAGCTGGTCGTGTGGAGGTATAGGAAGTACGGTTTGTGTAGGTGTTTTGTATGGATGGGGTGGATACCCTCGTACGCGTTGAGTACGCCATTTCGTGGATGGAAGGGATGGAGAGGAAAATGAAGATTCCATAGACGGGATTTGAACCAAGAGCAGTTGTTGTCGATTACAGTGTTTATGTGAAGGCTCATTTAACAAAATGATAAGTAGGTGTGGGCGGAGTTTAATGTGGATCTCCGTGAATGTTACTTTTCTCAGCTTAATTAAAGCCACCCATCTCTCACCGTCGGCGTCGTCCATGTCTTTATCGACTCGCTGTGAttttctctcctctttcttttgTCGCTATACAAAATGTTCACAGGTCTCGTAAGTCCATATTACTCCTGTAACATTCGCAGAGGTGCTCATTTTCGTCCCAGATAGAACACACATCTACCATCTCCGCCATCTCTCCCTCTACCTCCACTTCTGGCTTCACACttaccctctcctcctctgcGCCGATCCTTACAGATTGCCATATTGGCGATTCCATCTGTGTCAATGGCGCTTGTCTTACCGTAACCGAATTCGACTCCGATTCCTTCCAGGTTGGGCTCGCGCCCGAGACCCTGAGGCGCACGAATTTAGGGCAAGTAAAAGTGGGCGACAAGGTTAACTGTGAGAGGGCGATGGCTGGGCATACGAGGTTTGGCGGGCATATGGTTCAGGTGAGCAACGCTTTCCTTTTGTTGTTAACGGGAATGGGAGATCTGAGCAGAATCTGGTGAGTATAGGGTCATGTAGACGGTACAGCGACCATCATCTCCAAAGTCCCTGATGGCGACTCTATCCGGTACACATTCCAGCTCCCCGCTGCTACCACCCTTCTCCCATTCATCATAGAAAAGGGATACATCACTATCGACGGCGCATCGCTCACCATCACCCACGTGAATGATGCCGAACGGTCTTTTGGTATCATGCTTATCGCGCATAGTCAAGGAAAATTGACGTTGACAGACAAGAAGGACGAGGATACGGTGAACATCGAAGTGGATTGTGTGGGCAAGTATGTTTTGGGGAGTGTGGAGAGAATAGAGGGGATTGTGGAGAGGATCGTGGAGAGAAAGTTGAAGGAAAAGGGATTATAAAAAATACGTTTCTACAGGTGGATGCATGCAAACGCATCTCCTATTCTATCAAGAAGTCTTTGATCtcatccttcatcttctcccttcccaCCTGGCGTCTCTTCACGCCTTCAGTCACCCAAACGGGCAACAATATAGGCTCATCACCATTCACATCCAAAACAGCCATTTGGGTCCTTGTCTTTGCCTTGGAGACAACCGTCGGAGGAGTTAGTGTTGTTAAGCATGAATAACATAGGAACGGCGCAAGCGTCTCGGTCTCCCCATGCTGATGCTGTTGTTCTTTGCTAATCGTAATGGGTTGCGCTTTAGTCGATAAAGAAGTCAACGCCGTACGGGATTTCCATTCCAGCGCCGAAGGATCCACAGGCCTAATAAGTGATAATTAGCTGCTTGCTCTTTAGCCCCGCCGATCATCACTTACATTTGACAAACAGGACAATATGGCctatcctcctccttcccaGGGAAGACCAATTTCCCTCCCGTCCTATTGATAGTCGATACTGTCGCAGGATGACTAGCTCCCAGTCCCGCGATAAAATTCTCCGTCAACATCTCCAAACTCTTCACCCCTCCTTTCGTCTTCTCCACCGCATGGGGTGGACCTGCAGAATCCCAGTGCCGAGCGTTGTGTGTGAATGAAGAGAGAGAACGAAGATGGCAGTAGATGGCTGCTTCTTTTGCTGTCAAATCCGACATCGGTTTCAGCCATGTAAACCCTTGAGTCTCGCTTTCCTTGCCCTTCGCTTCCGGAGAGGCGATGAGATGTTCGGGAGAAGGCAGAGCCGATCCGAGACGAACAGCTGCCAATTCAAGAGGAAGCTGCCATCCCCTGCCCAACGCTGTACCGCTGATCAACCTCTCTGCCTGCCTTGTTGACGTTTCCCCCATGAGCACATGAGAGATATGGGGCAGGGTGTGAGCAACTGTGGTTAACAGCGAAGAGAGGATGTGGGTGAGGAGTTGTGGGCgagaggatgaagggaGGGAAGTGAGGAGGTTACGCAGATGCGTAAGTGGTGTTGTTGGTGGGAacgaggaggaggaaggagaggaaagtGGGAGGGCATGATCTTTCAGATCCACCGCCCATTGCACCGTGGCCTCTTCCTTGTCATCCTGAATAGGCAACCCAGCCAAAGCCCTTAACCGATTCCTCAACCCTTTATCAAAAACATCCTCCGCCTTCAAACCCACCCACCCCAACCCATTCTCCCTCCCTTCTACCCACTTCTTCACCTCCTCCATCCTCGACCCCTTACGCCGACCTTGACCTTCATCTTGACGTTCAACCTCACCAACCACACTCGAGAAATCAACATAACATACCCAACCCTTCCGCCATACAGgctccttctctccctttGTCTTATCAATCACCCGATCATCACCTTTTCCGATGTACTGCCTTGTCAATAACAGATCCAAAAGAGTCGTAGATCCACAACCTGTCGAGAGGGCAATCAGTGC
This DNA window, taken from Cryptococcus gattii WM276 chromosome C, complete sequence, encodes the following:
- a CDS encoding Hypothetical Protein (Similar to TIGR gene model, INSD accession AAW42564.1), with the translated sequence MSNYERHCAACLKSYGSKILLEQDPSGFWACPRCGLVDEGTTSARALVDFNEYGIQVDDDVRETKNPRWSDWREAKFEEHVNDLLNLYLGMPDVRTGILGLSGESIRTTSRKWLDRILEAERVYYQQKLGHRKAGPKTKFRVVIAIKMALDESALIIINNRLKSEKVGVKTREFSGSARGDERLPILSISQISERVSKYPTGSFGHIDHESYLHVLYRRFTRLLRNTPTPLEATLMYACEILQRLRNIIDTPHAKRDPLLLTKPQVGKTYREWAEEEFQFFENLNWTKVLPHAFRLYQLQECVYLWGARSSPNVAIALTLWAIQAVKKEIIPSFSLLMEELAAPYGQQKWVAQERFKEMRNLLVAWSTSIIDAGLSFPILPLPPKGVIGDGVAGYGSDHRRGIPEMDMAVAVLPIISENWRRILKARFRTRRDVMPLCDEVYLARKMFVLRCEAYATLLDPKTTILPYLRAAAPGRGSGRASPAIKKFKTYAEQARKEIDTFEPLIRVYVKPVVGSIEMPDNAHSLNPQDVPNQGEQSLSVQTLSVEGANPSGRELNEDQFTALIGSSSSEMGNVQRAIASAIDVHDLEMGKGQPAPQTDDRSTTLALAASRQSIPASGGQSVTSNSSATGRLQRVYPAPPPRSSPPPNMYTASTTPLPGSHPSSPHMPFPRTNLSSKQNNESDPSDDAHVGVLIRERDEYIKFRYSTYLEAGHVVSPACEAFMWQWLHRQVDSHVLPTTITAEYLSSIGIKGDPRRTDLGPWIDSKKDIWSPVECLLRAGIKPNEIPQQHLPHSLLHLKLLLDNYLEYQSGIGGLAPVGERIDGDKLEEELDLLFDKDGGDSLETILLSPSEVEKRKEEYKKMGIFGDERDMDTWRGDHIMRPAQAANLEKGDEEEQFTDEDYFGPIPSPSLSPSTSPRLYHAGHETEDRHPVVHQDIERIRSAAIRKSKDELEVLLKSLGEGEDLDAEAERYEALLGGIVYNEADVGLGFDDEDEHDEENDEEKKMRKRKGKDVSNTTNKRKKVDKEKGRKGKKPNTA
- a CDS encoding ribosomal protein S19, putative (Similar to TIGR gene model, INSD accession AAW42565.1); protein product: MPGVRDISAEAFIKAYSSHLKRSGKLEIPTWVDIVKTGPQKELAPYDPDWFYVRAVTLAAVARHIYLRKHVGVGALAKLHGTKNRRGTRPSHHRDSSTGVQRTVVQSLEKIGVLEAAPDGGRKISQDGMRDLDRIATAVLEAEREEEEEEEEEEEEEEEADEE
- a CDS encoding rRNA primary transcript binding protein, putative (Similar to TIGR gene model, INSD accession AAW42566.1) — encoded protein: MSPSVEVEDFFASSLLVSVDNEVVHITSRLIFLNLSSTLNPESFRKTLLSPPTLKSTTITDTKLVPKRRFAFVGYKDAEEAQKVKEWFDGTYAFGGGKVKVDFVKDEPLKTGDKLNRGEKNKEKRPKEGKDNIQERQEPSKRLQEFMSVMKGVDPAMAPPEASTSTAEGTKKEKSVKGKEKSEEPEEPEADDDDAAWLRRRQAALEGEPSAPQLSADEQLILSTSRLFVRNLAFITTSESLSTHFSTYGRIDECHLPVSQTTGEPLGTAFLQFHNAEDALSAYKALDKTTFQGRLLHVLPGRAKPGQEGAVGGSGVVDSKVLGKRDQGKGEVKSKVDERRKQESAKGVNWASLYMNSDAVAASVADRMGISKSELLNADSGNSAVKLALAETTVIEETKKYFEDAGIVLESLQPRVPRSQTTILVKNIPYGTSIQSLTDLFAPHGKLTRVLLPPAGTLGVVEFENHMDAGRAFKALAYRRLGNAVLYLEKGPVGMFKSETAPGSGPMSTEQKREEEAKALAEKVESLPEQPDPTDEAGSTLFLKGLNFATTTAHLQTVLSNIPGFSFARVQMKPDPKRPGEKLSMGYGFVGFKTKEAATKALKALEGFEIDGKNLEVRFAQRGAEDDRETKKAGDAEGGKTKSTKVLVKNLPFEATKKDVRELFSAYGQLKSLRLPRKAVPTSTGAQSTRGFAFLEFTTHTEAARAMEALKHTHLLGRHLVLQWANEGEEVDVKGLREKVKGEVRGMEGGGDRKRRKLDFKGGKEDEMDGLEV
- a CDS encoding uncharacterized protein (Similar to TIGR gene model, INSD accession AAW42567.1) produces the protein MFLSAKRTFNLLLHTPIIPPTPGPQAIELATIPSTSVAFSTAAPPRLRARTISNLSVRGYDPSSPYYRSAGIQKRGYAERKTDEEAYPEEAEGTEAGSSDVSHSNAAFNKDANPETAAKGVEQEIGKDYTRKSPANPNESRPSGKQGKKGSESPLNTSRHPAGR
- a CDS encoding SWI/SNF-related matrix associated protein, putative (Similar to TIGR gene model, INSD accession AAW42568.1), with translation MAYSTRTRVSTPSIQNTYTNRTSYTSTRPAPSPAPVPVLSHQAAVYQHPQTYPPGPCPFFLSPPGQKTTDPSLSTQPVTQALYTTYPSRLRTGVTGLIQPERVSGGPKERKAFLAELDREMPFGGGINTPGYGRLSGSGTSTPRFDSPAPFPSSRRMTAASAATGAGVGSSRRGRVVNYAEKGSDDEDFSEEEDDFGEPASDPDDIDYGSRRRRIAGGGSRRESAAPLVVGGLEHQAAMKAGKLRRKMEELDRGWTWLGDRTPGDRVRSQVAGVTKHVYKSEDELQKEAERPEMLIPITIDFDVQSTHPDQQGLKIRDRFLWNLNEPFITPYQFSIIFCEDIGIPISPYAQRIQDLIEKQIEENQNAAEIDVTNEDVTESDVVWSDEEVEGVMDDTFENGDGDKDGDEESKEKRMEEEQDQEEAQEQEQEQEQKEDKERSRKRKREGKDEKERNWAEPDCRIIVNLDVQIYSYLLRDRIEWDLSSPLPPSLFAKHYCTELGLTGEAIPAITCAITEEILKHKRDALDLDLFASTHPVEQAKWEKGTTQPRVNVNQKGGAKALVGVWRDWWEREEFGPVLVELTMEEMEKRDMERTREVRRNNRAGVPLKRRR
- a CDS encoding riboflavin synthase, putative (Similar to TIGR gene model, INSD accession AAW42569.1) — protein: MFTGLIEHTSTISAISPSTSTSGFTLTLSSSAPILTDCHIGDSICVNGACLTVTEFDSDSFQVGLAPETLRRTNLGQVKVGDKVNCERAMAGHTRFGGHMVQGHVDGTATIISKVPDGDSIRYTFQLPAATTLLPFIIEKGYITIDGASLTITHVNDAERSFGIMLIAHSQGKLTLTDKKDEDTVNIEVDCVGKYVLGSVERIEGIVERIVERKLKEKGL